A region from the Pempheris klunzingeri isolate RE-2024b chromosome 17, fPemKlu1.hap1, whole genome shotgun sequence genome encodes:
- the LOC139217082 gene encoding pleckstrin homology domain-containing family F member 2-like — protein MEQLVFDEENRERIQAVENSFGKSGRPLSKPGRVLMGQGRLIKQGRRKPQPKVVFLFNDILVYGSIILNRRWHKNQKIIPLEDIQLEDTEDGVMANQWLIRTPRKSFFVSAPSYEEKQAWIEHIEECRSSLLQGGSHQPGSIFAVSWIPDQAAFKCMRCFNKFTPTKRRHHCRKCGFLVCNSCSKQRAVISHIHLSKKLRVCNLCHAGGKKDEPSRVRGDSTEDDNAAASSDEEEQGEMMQGYAQSSWLDARMGTWGHMGTYVYPKPLHLQPQ, from the exons ATGGAACAGCTAGTATTTGATGAGGAGAACCGGGAGCGTATCCAGGCAGTGGAAAATTCGTTTGGCAAATCGGGGAGACCCCTATCCAAGCCAGGTCGGGTTCTGATGGGACAGGGCCGTCTGATAAAGCAGGGTCGTCGGAAGCCCCAGCCCAAGGTTGTCTTCCTTTTCAATGATATCCTGGTGTACGGCAGCATCATTCTGAATAGACGCTGGCACAAAAATCAAAAGATTATCCCTCTAG AGGACATCCAGCTGGAGGACACGGAGGACGGTGTAATGGCGAACCAATGGCTGATCCGTACACCACGTAAGTCCTTCTTTGTGTCCGCCCCGTCCTATGAGGAGAAGCAGGCCTGGATTGAACACATTGAAGAATGCCGTTCAAGCCTGCTGCAGGGTGGCAGCCATCAACCTGGTTCCATCTTCGCTGTTTCATGGATCCCTGACCAGGCTGCCTTCAAATGCATGCGCTGCTTCAACAAGTTCACCCCAACCAAACGTCGACACCACTGCCGAAAGTGTGGCTTTTTGGTCTGTAACTCATGCTCCAAACAACGAGCGGTGATAAGCCACATTCACCTCAGTAAGAAGCTGAGAGTCTGCAATTTGTGCCACGCTGGGGGTAAGAAAGATGAGCCGTCTCGCGTGAGGGGAGATAGCACAGAGGACGACAATGCAGCGGCAtccagtgatgaagaggagcaagGGGAGATGATGCAGGGCTATGCTCAAAGCAGCTGGCTGGACGCCCGCATGGGGACCTGGGGACACATGGGCACCTACGTTTATCCAAAGCCATTGCATCTGCAACCCCAGTAA
- the bglap gene encoding osteocalcin codes for MKTLAILVLCSLAVICLTSDAPHGSQPASDTPAEGMFVEREQASTVVRQKRAAGQLSLTQLESLREVCEANLACEHMMDTEGIIAAYTAYYGPIPY; via the exons ATGAAGACTTTGGCCATCCTGGTTCTCTGCTCCCTGGCTGTCATCTGTCTGACTTCAG ATGCCCCCCATGGCTCCCAGCCTGCCAGTGACACCCCTGCTGAGG GTATGTTTGTGGAGAGGGAGCAGGCCTCCACAGTGGTGAGACAGAAGAGAGCTGCTGGACAGTTATCCCTGACACAGCTGGAaag CCTGAGAGAAGTGTGTGAGGCTAACCTGGCTTGTGAGCACATGATGGACACGGAGGGAATCATTGCTGCCTACACCGCCTACTATGGACCAATCCCCTATTAG